A region of Flavobacteriales bacterium DNA encodes the following proteins:
- a CDS encoding glycosyltransferase family 4 protein produces MRILIVSTYPLDKGPSQRFRIGQYLSAIKKAGHSVEYHAFFDEEAYQVLYRSGKFWTKVKHLIRGFSKRLLLTTRLYRYDCLWIQREASIIGPPTLAFIARFLFRKRLVFDFDDAIWLPNYTEANARFHRLKSYWKVRYLIKWSHQVIAGNEFLADFARQYNSQVTVIPTVVDTETYYLPNGSKGLTEIPTVGWTGSISTVPHLASILPILNEVPAEIPFRMLVISNSDPAFTDFDYEFRQWDKEREIQDLNEMDIGIMPLPDNEWTRGKCGFKAIQYMSLGIPTIASPVGMNQQLIDHGRNGILSSTPEEWKASLMLLLTDTERRQALGKSGRSTIESHYSVSSQCSKLIEALVGEEDLLT; encoded by the coding sequence TTGAGGATTCTCATCGTATCGACATATCCGCTGGACAAGGGGCCTTCTCAACGCTTCCGTATCGGACAATATCTCTCCGCTATCAAAAAGGCAGGTCATAGTGTAGAGTATCATGCGTTTTTCGATGAGGAGGCCTATCAGGTCCTATACCGTTCAGGAAAATTCTGGACCAAGGTCAAGCATTTGATCAGGGGCTTCTCCAAGCGATTGCTCCTTACCACTCGGCTATATCGATATGACTGTCTTTGGATTCAGCGAGAGGCATCCATCATAGGGCCTCCTACTCTAGCATTCATCGCTAGGTTTTTATTCAGGAAAAGGCTGGTATTCGACTTCGATGATGCTATCTGGTTGCCTAATTACACAGAGGCCAATGCACGATTCCATCGGCTCAAGTCCTATTGGAAGGTGAGATATCTGATCAAATGGAGTCATCAAGTCATTGCTGGAAACGAGTTCTTGGCGGACTTTGCACGACAATATAATTCGCAGGTCACAGTCATACCCACTGTGGTTGACACGGAGACCTATTATCTACCGAACGGCTCAAAAGGGTTAACAGAGATACCGACCGTTGGCTGGACCGGGAGCATAAGTACCGTTCCTCACTTGGCTTCCATCCTCCCTATTCTGAATGAAGTTCCTGCTGAAATTCCATTCCGCATGTTGGTCATCAGCAATTCCGACCCAGCTTTTACCGACTTCGATTATGAATTCCGTCAATGGGACAAAGAGCGCGAGATACAGGACTTGAACGAGATGGACATTGGGATCATGCCACTTCCAGACAATGAATGGACACGTGGCAAATGTGGCTTCAAGGCCATACAATACATGTCGTTGGGCATACCTACTATCGCCTCTCCGGTAGGTATGAATCAACAATTGATCGATCACGGGCGGAACGGGATACTCAGTTCTACTCCTGAAGAATGGAAAGCATCTTTGATGCTTCTCTTGACCGATACTGAACGCAGGCAAGCATTAGGCAAGTCAGGTCGATCGACCATAGAAAGTCACTACTCCGTAAGTAGTCAATGCTCCAAACTGATCGAAGCATTGGTGGGGGAAGAAGACCTTCTGACCTGA
- a CDS encoding glycosyltransferase — MAHILYLTYDGLTDNLGRSQIIPYINGLAQIGHFIWVISVDKADHYATRHTEVESQLHSSISWVSIRYTKRPPLLSTIYDLRRMQKAASQLVREKRIQTVHVRSYPPMSIALKLAQSHGVKVLFDMRGFYPEERIEGGIWNLRNPIHRAVYNRLKKKELNFIEKADHIISLTEKAKNILMDTFNVSGSKVTVIPCCADFEHFRLAQTKPPLQPLKVLYLGSLGTWYLIPTLVQFFQRTQEIYPDAQLHVITGDHPEQLYLEAGRLGVASSSIHCRSAEREEVPELIGACHLSVFFIKDSFSKSASSPTKLAEILASGRPVICNGEIGDLNRLSTQLTGLYTLHLSDIETIDLSKVIEQLMDLDPNAIRNSAKEILDLDVAIAAYTRVHAGLSDQNSSTSVQ, encoded by the coding sequence ATGGCCCATATCCTCTATTTGACCTATGACGGACTGACCGATAATCTCGGTAGATCCCAGATCATCCCTTATATAAATGGCTTGGCCCAAATTGGCCATTTCATCTGGGTGATCTCAGTGGACAAAGCCGATCATTATGCTACTCGCCATACCGAGGTCGAGTCACAGCTTCACAGCAGTATCTCGTGGGTCAGTATCCGCTATACCAAGCGTCCTCCCTTGCTTTCTACGATCTATGATCTGAGAAGAATGCAAAAGGCTGCTAGTCAACTGGTACGGGAAAAGAGAATCCAGACCGTCCATGTGCGCAGCTACCCTCCCATGTCTATCGCTCTGAAGCTTGCCCAAAGCCATGGCGTCAAAGTACTCTTCGATATGCGAGGTTTCTATCCCGAAGAGCGGATCGAAGGTGGAATCTGGAACCTTCGAAATCCAATCCACCGAGCGGTCTACAACAGGCTGAAGAAAAAAGAGCTGAATTTTATTGAGAAGGCCGATCATATCATCAGCCTGACTGAAAAGGCGAAGAACATCTTGATGGATACGTTCAATGTGTCCGGATCAAAGGTCACCGTAATACCATGTTGCGCTGATTTCGAACACTTCCGATTGGCACAGACCAAACCACCGTTACAACCCTTGAAAGTCCTCTATCTCGGGTCTTTAGGTACGTGGTACTTGATCCCTACATTGGTGCAATTCTTCCAGCGCACACAAGAGATTTATCCCGATGCACAACTGCATGTGATCACCGGTGATCACCCAGAACAACTTTATCTCGAAGCAGGTCGACTGGGAGTCGCTTCTTCGTCCATCCATTGTCGTTCTGCAGAGCGGGAAGAAGTACCAGAACTCATTGGCGCTTGTCACCTTTCGGTGTTTTTCATCAAAGACTCTTTCTCTAAATCCGCCTCCTCTCCCACCAAATTAGCAGAGATACTGGCCAGTGGACGTCCTGTGATCTGCAATGGCGAGATAGGTGACCTGAATCGACTATCTACCCAGCTTACAGGTCTGTACACACTACATCTGAGTGACATAGAGACTATCGATTTGTCGAAGGTCATAGAGCAACTGATGGATCTGGACCCGAATGCTATCCGGAACTCGGCCAAGGAGATTCTCGACCTGGATGTCGCTATTGCGGCATACACACGCGTCCATGCTGGATTGAGCGATCAAAATTCCAGTACTTCAGTCCAATAG